From a single Serratia surfactantfaciens genomic region:
- the ftsZ gene encoding cell division protein FtsZ, with translation MFEPMELTNDAVIKVIGVGGGGGNAVEHMVRERIEGVEFFAVNTDAQALRKTAVGQTIQIGSGITKGLGAGANPEVGRNSAEEDREALRAALDGADMVFIAAGMGGGTGTGAAPVVAEVAKDLGILTVAVVTKPFNFEGKKRMAFAEQGIAELSKHVDSLITIPNDKLLKVLGRGISLLDAFGAANDVLKGAVQGIAELITRPGLMNVDFADVRTVMSEMGYAMMGSGVACGEDRAEEAAEMAISSPLLEDIDLSGARGVLVNITAGFDLRLDEFETVGNTIRAFASDNATVVIGTSLDPEMNDELRVTVVATGIGMDKRPEITLVTNKQASQPVMDHRYQQHGMSPLPQEVKPAAKVVNDQAAQPNKEPDYLDIPAFLRKQAD, from the coding sequence ATGTTTGAACCAATGGAACTAACCAATGACGCGGTGATTAAAGTCATCGGCGTCGGCGGCGGCGGTGGCAACGCCGTTGAACACATGGTGCGCGAGCGCATCGAAGGTGTTGAATTCTTCGCTGTGAACACGGACGCCCAGGCGCTCCGCAAAACGGCGGTTGGCCAAACCATCCAGATTGGTAGCGGTATTACCAAAGGTCTGGGTGCGGGCGCGAACCCTGAAGTGGGTCGCAATTCAGCGGAAGAAGACCGCGAAGCCCTGCGCGCAGCGCTGGACGGCGCAGACATGGTCTTCATCGCGGCCGGCATGGGCGGCGGTACCGGTACCGGTGCGGCGCCAGTGGTGGCTGAAGTGGCTAAAGATTTGGGTATTCTGACCGTGGCCGTGGTGACCAAGCCTTTCAACTTCGAAGGCAAAAAGCGCATGGCATTCGCGGAGCAGGGTATCGCTGAACTGTCCAAACACGTGGACTCGCTGATCACCATCCCGAACGACAAACTGTTGAAAGTTCTGGGTCGTGGCATCTCTCTGCTGGACGCGTTCGGCGCGGCCAACGACGTGCTGAAAGGCGCGGTGCAGGGTATCGCCGAGCTGATCACCCGTCCGGGCCTGATGAACGTCGACTTCGCCGACGTGCGCACCGTGATGTCCGAAATGGGCTACGCGATGATGGGTTCCGGCGTCGCTTGCGGTGAAGACCGCGCCGAAGAAGCGGCCGAAATGGCGATCTCCAGCCCGCTGCTGGAAGACATCGATCTGTCTGGCGCGCGCGGCGTGCTGGTCAACATCACCGCCGGCTTCGACCTGCGTCTGGATGAGTTCGAAACCGTGGGTAACACCATCCGCGCGTTCGCCTCCGACAACGCGACCGTGGTTATCGGTACCTCGCTGGATCCGGAAATGAACGACGAACTGCGCGTCACCGTGGTGGCGACCGGTATCGGCATGGACAAGCGTCCTGAAATCACCCTGGTGACCAATAAGCAGGCCAGCCAGCCGGTGATGGATCACCGTTACCAGCAGCACGGTATGTCGCCTCTGCCGCAGGAAGTGAAACCTGCCGCCAAGGTGGTCAACGACCAAGCTGCGCAGCCGAATAAAGAGCCCGACTATCTTGATATTCCAGCCTTCCTGCGTAAACAGGCAGACTAA
- the lpxC gene encoding UDP-3-O-acyl-N-acetylglucosamine deacetylase, producing the protein MIKQRTLKRIVQATGVGLHTGKKVTLTMRPAPANTGVIYRRTDLNPPVDFPADAKSVRDTMLCTCLVNEHDVRISTVEHLNAALAGLGIDNIVIEVDAAEIPIMDGSASPFVFLLLDAGIEELNSAKKFLRLKETVRVEDGDKWAELSPHNGFRLDFTIDFNHPAIDASSQRYRLDFSAESFVRQISRARTFGFMRDIEYLQSRGLALGGSFDCAIVVDDYRVLNEDGLRFEDEFVRHKMLDAIGDLFMCGHNIIGAFTAYKSGHALNNKLLQAVLAKQEAWEYVTFQDEAEMPLAFKAPSTVLA; encoded by the coding sequence ATGATCAAACAAAGGACATTAAAACGTATTGTTCAGGCGACTGGTGTCGGTTTGCATACCGGCAAGAAAGTCACGCTGACAATGCGCCCAGCGCCGGCTAATACCGGGGTCATCTATCGTCGCACTGACTTGAATCCACCGGTTGATTTTCCGGCTGATGCAAAATCCGTGCGTGATACCATGCTCTGTACTTGCCTGGTGAATGAGCATGACGTGCGTATTTCGACCGTTGAGCACCTCAACGCCGCGCTGGCTGGGCTGGGCATCGACAACATCGTCATTGAAGTCGACGCCGCTGAAATCCCAATCATGGACGGCAGCGCCAGTCCGTTCGTGTTCTTGCTGCTGGATGCCGGCATCGAAGAACTGAACTCGGCGAAGAAATTCCTGCGTCTGAAAGAGACCGTGCGCGTTGAAGATGGCGACAAGTGGGCCGAGCTGTCCCCGCATAACGGGTTCCGCCTGGACTTCACCATCGACTTCAACCACCCGGCTATCGACGCCAGCTCTCAGCGCTATCGTCTCGATTTCTCGGCTGAGTCGTTCGTGCGTCAAATCAGCCGCGCGCGTACCTTCGGGTTCATGCGTGACATCGAATACCTGCAGTCCCGCGGTCTGGCCCTGGGCGGCAGCTTCGATTGCGCCATCGTGGTGGATGATTACCGCGTGCTGAACGAAGACGGTCTGCGTTTCGAAGACGAGTTCGTACGTCACAAAATGCTGGACGCCATCGGCGACCTGTTCATGTGCGGCCACAACATCATTGGCGCGTTCACCGCGTACAAGTCTGGCCACGCGTTGAACAACAAACTGCTGCAGGCCGTGCTGGCCAAGCAGGAAGCGTGGGAATACGTGACCTTCCAGGACGAAGCCGAAATGCCATTGGCATTCAAGGCACCGTCTACCGTATTGGCGTAA
- a CDS encoding DUF721 domain-containing protein, translated as MRDSRPQLLDVLFDDASAGSKGPLHNVQQRAVALLKLNRAVKGLLPAPLHPWCRVANFRQGILVLETANASWMMRLRYEQPALLSALRAQILPSLSSIDIRINPALMAKGSNQVQSAEKAPEKPVTMRHLSLESAEELRGLASRSPEKLRKILERLAALAGEGTNTTSRDK; from the coding sequence ATGCGCGATAGCCGTCCACAATTATTAGATGTCCTGTTCGACGACGCGTCTGCCGGCAGCAAAGGGCCGCTGCATAACGTCCAGCAACGCGCGGTGGCGCTGCTCAAGCTTAACCGTGCAGTGAAGGGCCTGTTGCCCGCTCCCCTGCATCCCTGGTGCCGCGTCGCGAATTTCCGACAGGGTATTTTAGTGCTCGAAACAGCAAATGCCAGTTGGATGATGCGCTTGCGCTACGAACAACCCGCTTTGCTGTCTGCACTACGAGCGCAAATTCTACCATCATTGTCGTCGATCGACATCAGGATTAATCCGGCCTTGATGGCGAAAGGCAGCAACCAAGTGCAAAGCGCCGAAAAAGCGCCGGAAAAACCCGTGACGATGCGCCATTTGAGTCTGGAAAGTGCAGAAGAGCTGAGGGGATTGGCGAGCCGTAGCCCGGAGAAACTGCGCAAGATATTGGAACGGCTGGCTGCATTGGCCGGAGAGGGTACCAACACAACCAGTCGTGATAAGTAA
- the secM gene encoding secA translation cis-regulator SecM yields MIGILNRWRQFGRRYFWPHLLLGMVAATLGASSNLSGAPDQAALPSTSSSLNRQNSANGAFNSLALLQDAHRRPTFSVDYWQQHALRTVIRHLSFALAPQAVYARVQESEAEAEPPLQVAQLALLSTLNALLTHEPKPPTIIRHTHLEVLPTLARHQTGLWVAQVQGIRAGPAALV; encoded by the coding sequence GTGATCGGTATTCTAAATCGTTGGCGACAATTTGGCAGACGTTATTTCTGGCCCCATCTCCTGTTAGGGATGGTTGCGGCCACGCTTGGCGCGTCTTCCAATTTGTCCGGCGCTCCCGATCAGGCCGCACTGCCGAGCACATCGTCCAGCCTTAACCGGCAAAATTCGGCCAACGGCGCCTTCAACAGCCTGGCCCTGCTGCAGGACGCGCATCGCCGCCCTACCTTCAGCGTAGATTACTGGCAGCAGCATGCGCTGCGCACCGTCATTCGTCACCTCTCTTTCGCGCTGGCGCCGCAGGCGGTTTATGCGCGGGTGCAGGAGAGCGAAGCCGAAGCGGAACCCCCTTTGCAGGTGGCGCAACTGGCGCTGCTTTCTACTCTCAACGCGCTGCTGACGCACGAGCCGAAGCCGCCGACCATCATTCGTCACACACACCTTGAGGTGCTGCCAACGCTGGCGCGGCACCAGACCGGCCTGTGGGTGGCGCAGGTACAGGGCATTCGTGCCGGGCCTGCCGCGCTCGTCTGA
- the secA gene encoding preprotein translocase subunit SecA: MLVKLLTKVFGSRNDRTLRRMRKVVEQINRMEPDMEKLSDDELKAKTNEFRARLEKGESLESLIPEAFAVVREASKRVFGMRHFDVQLLGGMVLNDRCIAEMRTGEGKTLTATLPAYLNALSGRGVHVVTVNDYLAQRDAENNRPLFEFLGLSIGINLPGMPAPAKREAYAADITYGTNNEYGFDYLRDNMAFSPEERVQRKLHYALVDEVDSILIDEARTPLIISGPAEDSSEMYIKVNKLIPKLIRQEKEDSDTFKGEGHFSVDEKARQVHLTERGLILIEEMLVEAGIMDEGESLYSPTNIMLMHHVTAALRAHVLFTRDVDYIVKDGEVIIVDEHTGRTMQGRRWSDGLHQAVEAKEGVEIQNENQTLASITFQNYFRLYEKLAGMTGTADTEAFEFSSIYKLDTIVVPTNRPMIRKDMPDLVYMTEKEKIGAIIEDIRERTAKGQPVLVGTISIEKSEVVSHELTKAGIEHKVLNAKFHAMEADIVAQAGQSGAVTIATNMAGRGTDIVLGGSWQAEVALLEAPTEEQIEAIKAAWKVRHDAVLAAGGLHIIGTERHESRRIDNQLRGRSGRQGDAGSSRFYLSMEDALMRIFASDRVSGMMRKLGMKEGEAIEHPWVTKAIANAQRKVESRNFDIRKQLLEYDDVANDQRRAIYSQRNELLDVSDVSETIASIREDVFKSTIDNYITPQSLEEEWDIQGLEERLKNDFDLEMPIAQWLDKEPELHEETLRERILENAKEQYQRKEEVVGSEMMRNFEKGVMLQTLDSLWKEHLAAMDYLRQGIHLRGYAQKDPKQEYKRESFNMFATMLESLKYEVISVLSKVQVRMPEEVEALEQQRREEAERLAQHQQLSHHDENALVTEDPNAPAIAERKVGRNDPCPCGSGKKFKQCHGRLQ; this comes from the coding sequence ATGTTAGTGAAATTATTAACCAAAGTTTTTGGTAGCCGTAACGATCGTACCCTGCGCCGCATGCGCAAAGTGGTTGAGCAGATCAACCGCATGGAACCGGACATGGAAAAACTGTCCGATGACGAGCTGAAAGCGAAAACCAACGAGTTCCGCGCGCGCCTGGAAAAGGGCGAGTCGCTGGAAAGCCTGATCCCCGAAGCCTTCGCCGTGGTGCGTGAGGCGAGCAAGCGCGTGTTCGGCATGCGCCACTTCGACGTGCAGCTGCTGGGCGGCATGGTGCTGAACGACCGCTGCATCGCCGAGATGCGCACCGGTGAAGGTAAAACCCTGACCGCGACGCTGCCGGCTTATCTGAACGCCCTGAGCGGCCGCGGCGTGCACGTCGTGACCGTCAACGACTACCTGGCGCAGCGCGACGCCGAAAACAACCGTCCGCTGTTCGAGTTCCTCGGCCTGAGCATCGGCATCAACCTGCCGGGCATGCCGGCGCCGGCCAAGCGCGAAGCTTACGCCGCCGACATCACCTACGGCACCAACAACGAATACGGCTTCGACTACCTGCGCGACAACATGGCGTTCAGCCCGGAAGAGCGCGTGCAGCGCAAACTGCACTATGCGCTGGTGGATGAGGTGGACTCCATCCTGATCGATGAAGCGCGTACGCCGCTGATCATCTCCGGCCCGGCCGAAGACAGCTCCGAGATGTACATCAAGGTCAACAAGCTGATCCCTAAACTGATCCGCCAGGAAAAAGAAGACTCCGACACCTTCAAGGGTGAAGGGCACTTCTCGGTGGATGAAAAGGCGCGTCAGGTGCACCTGACCGAACGCGGCCTGATCCTGATCGAAGAGATGCTGGTGGAAGCCGGCATCATGGATGAAGGCGAGTCGCTGTACTCACCGACCAACATCATGCTGATGCACCACGTGACCGCCGCGCTGCGCGCCCACGTGCTGTTCACCCGCGACGTCGATTACATCGTGAAAGACGGCGAAGTGATCATCGTTGACGAACACACCGGCCGTACCATGCAGGGCCGCCGTTGGTCCGATGGTCTGCACCAGGCGGTGGAAGCCAAAGAAGGCGTGGAGATCCAGAACGAGAACCAGACGCTGGCTTCGATCACCTTCCAGAACTACTTCCGTCTGTACGAGAAGCTGGCCGGCATGACCGGTACCGCCGATACCGAAGCCTTCGAATTCAGCTCGATCTACAAGCTGGACACCATCGTGGTACCCACCAACCGTCCGATGATCCGTAAGGACATGCCGGATCTGGTGTACATGACCGAGAAAGAGAAGATCGGCGCCATCATCGAAGACATCCGCGAGCGCACCGCCAAAGGCCAGCCTGTGCTGGTGGGCACCATCTCAATCGAGAAATCCGAAGTGGTTTCCCATGAGCTGACCAAAGCGGGCATCGAGCACAAGGTGCTGAACGCCAAATTCCACGCCATGGAAGCGGACATCGTCGCCCAGGCCGGCCAGAGCGGCGCGGTGACCATCGCCACCAACATGGCGGGCCGTGGTACCGATATCGTGCTGGGCGGCAGCTGGCAGGCCGAAGTGGCGCTGCTGGAAGCGCCGACCGAAGAGCAGATCGAAGCCATCAAAGCCGCCTGGAAAGTGCGCCACGACGCGGTGCTGGCGGCGGGCGGCCTGCATATCATCGGTACCGAGCGCCATGAATCGCGCCGTATCGATAACCAGCTGCGCGGCCGTTCCGGTCGTCAGGGCGACGCCGGTTCATCCCGCTTCTACCTGTCGATGGAAGATGCCCTGATGCGCATCTTCGCCTCGGATCGCGTGTCCGGCATGATGCGTAAACTGGGTATGAAAGAAGGCGAAGCGATTGAGCACCCGTGGGTGACCAAGGCGATCGCCAACGCCCAGCGCAAGGTGGAGAGCCGCAACTTCGACATCCGTAAGCAACTGCTGGAATACGACGACGTCGCCAACGATCAGCGTCGCGCCATCTACAGCCAGCGTAACGAATTGCTGGACGTGTCCGATGTGAGCGAAACCATCGCCAGCATCCGTGAGGACGTGTTCAAGAGTACCATCGACAACTACATCACACCGCAATCGCTGGAAGAAGAGTGGGACATTCAGGGGCTGGAAGAGCGCCTGAAGAACGACTTCGATCTGGAGATGCCGATCGCACAATGGCTGGACAAAGAGCCGGAGCTGCACGAAGAAACGCTGCGCGAACGCATTTTGGAGAACGCCAAAGAGCAGTACCAGCGTAAGGAAGAAGTGGTCGGCAGCGAAATGATGCGCAACTTCGAGAAGGGCGTGATGCTGCAGACGCTGGACTCCCTGTGGAAAGAGCACCTGGCGGCGATGGACTACCTGCGTCAGGGCATCCACCTGCGCGGTTATGCGCAGAAGGATCCGAAGCAGGAGTACAAGCGTGAATCCTTCAACATGTTCGCCACCATGCTGGAATCGCTGAAATACGAAGTGATCAGCGTGCTGAGCAAGGTACAGGTGCGGATGCCGGAAGAGGTGGAGGCGCTGGAACAGCAGCGTCGTGAAGAGGCTGAGCGCCTGGCACAGCACCAACAGCTGAGCCACCACGACGAAAACGCGCTGGTGACCGAAGATCCGAATGCCCCGGCGATCGCCGAGCGTAAAGTGGGCCGCAACGATCCTTGCCCATGCGGCTCCGGCAAGAAGTTCAAGCAGTGCCACGGCCGCCTGCAGTAA
- the mutT gene encoding 8-oxo-dGTP diphosphatase MutT produces the protein MKHLNIAVGIIRNAQQEIFITRRAADAHMAGFWEFPGGKIEQGETPEQALSRELREETGIEAERAELLEVVEHRFSDRIVTLNFYLVERWAGEPFGREGQPMRWVKQAELQEEEFPEANAGIIQLLVAQANAAQ, from the coding sequence ATGAAACATCTGAATATCGCCGTGGGCATTATCCGCAATGCTCAACAGGAGATCTTTATTACCCGCCGCGCCGCCGATGCGCACATGGCCGGTTTTTGGGAGTTTCCCGGCGGCAAGATCGAACAGGGTGAAACACCTGAACAGGCGCTGAGCCGTGAGCTGCGTGAAGAGACCGGTATCGAAGCCGAGCGCGCCGAACTGCTGGAGGTGGTGGAGCATCGCTTCAGCGATCGCATCGTGACGCTGAATTTTTATCTGGTTGAGCGTTGGGCGGGCGAGCCGTTTGGCCGCGAGGGGCAACCGATGCGCTGGGTCAAACAGGCGGAGCTGCAAGAAGAGGAGTTCCCGGAAGCCAACGCCGGTATTATCCAACTGCTGGTGGCACAGGCGAACGCCGCGCAATAA
- the yacG gene encoding DNA gyrase inhibitor YacG, whose amino-acid sequence MTTVVKCPTCGTGVVWGEVSPFRPFCSKRCQLIDLGEWADEEKRIPSNSDLSESEDWSELDDR is encoded by the coding sequence ATGACGACCGTAGTGAAATGCCCAACCTGTGGCACCGGCGTGGTTTGGGGCGAAGTCAGCCCGTTCCGGCCGTTTTGCAGCAAGCGCTGCCAGCTGATCGATCTTGGCGAATGGGCCGATGAAGAGAAGCGTATTCCGAGCAACAGCGATCTGTCGGAAAGCGAAGACTGGAGCGAACTCGACGACCGCTAG
- the zapD gene encoding cell division protein ZapD, which yields MSDVSPTVLFEHPLNEKMRTWLRIEFLLQQLHGQRALSETAIALTFFRTVSDLLDVLERGEVRTELLKELERQQQKLLAWADVPGVDMALIDQLRGQLKSRSSALMAAPRLGQALREDRLIALVRQRLNIPGGCCSFDLPTLHMWMHAPQQDRDADVAAWLQSLEPLNQALIMVLDLIRQSGPFRNQISLNGFFQDNAEGADLLRLRLHLAPQLYPQISGHKTRYAIRFLPLDSENGVVPERLTFELACC from the coding sequence ATGAGTGATGTTTCCCCAACCGTTCTCTTTGAACACCCGCTGAATGAGAAGATGCGCACCTGGCTGCGCATCGAATTTCTGCTGCAACAGCTGCACGGCCAACGTGCCCTGAGTGAAACCGCCATCGCCCTCACCTTTTTCCGTACCGTCTCCGATTTGCTGGACGTACTGGAGCGTGGCGAGGTGCGCACCGAACTGCTCAAGGAGCTGGAACGTCAGCAGCAGAAACTGTTGGCCTGGGCCGATGTGCCGGGCGTGGATATGGCGCTGATCGATCAGCTGCGCGGCCAGCTGAAGTCGCGTTCATCAGCGCTGATGGCGGCACCGCGCCTCGGTCAGGCGCTGCGTGAAGATCGGCTGATCGCCCTGGTACGCCAGCGGCTGAACATCCCTGGCGGCTGCTGCAGCTTCGATCTGCCGACCCTGCACATGTGGATGCACGCGCCGCAGCAGGATCGCGACGCCGACGTCGCCGCCTGGCTGCAATCGCTGGAGCCGCTGAATCAAGCGTTGATCATGGTGTTGGATCTGATCCGTCAATCCGGGCCGTTCCGCAACCAAATCAGCCTGAACGGCTTTTTCCAGGACAACGCCGAAGGGGCGGATCTGCTGCGTCTGCGTCTCCATCTGGCGCCGCAGCTTTATCCGCAGATTTCCGGCCACAAGACGCGTTACGCCATCCGTTTCCTGCCGCTCGACAGTGAAAACGGCGTGGTGCCTGAACGCCTGACGTTCGAACTGGCCTGTTGTTGA
- the coaE gene encoding dephospho-CoA kinase (Dephospho-CoA kinase (CoaE) performs the final step in coenzyme A biosynthesis.), with translation MAYIVALTGGIGSGKTTVANAFARHGATIVDADVIARQVVEPGTPALATIAERFGNEMLLPDGALNRAALRQRIFSHPDDKAWLNQLLHPLIHRETQRQLAQAASPYALWVVPLLVENGLQDHADRVLVIDVDAETQLARTIARDGVSREQAQSILAAQATRQQRLAVADDIIDNSGAAQGIEPRVAALHRRYLELAATAPQQD, from the coding sequence ATGGCCTACATTGTTGCGTTGACCGGGGGCATAGGCAGCGGCAAAACGACCGTCGCAAACGCCTTCGCGCGCCACGGCGCAACCATCGTCGATGCCGACGTGATCGCCCGTCAGGTCGTCGAGCCGGGCACCCCTGCTTTGGCCACGATCGCCGAACGATTTGGTAATGAAATGTTGCTGCCCGACGGCGCATTGAACCGCGCTGCGCTGCGCCAGCGCATTTTCAGCCACCCCGATGACAAAGCCTGGCTGAACCAACTGCTGCATCCGCTGATACACCGCGAAACCCAGCGCCAGCTGGCGCAGGCCGCCAGCCCTTACGCGCTGTGGGTGGTGCCGCTGCTGGTGGAAAACGGCCTGCAGGATCATGCCGATCGCGTACTGGTGATCGACGTCGATGCCGAAACCCAGTTGGCTCGCACCATCGCGCGCGACGGCGTCAGCCGTGAGCAAGCGCAAAGCATTCTCGCCGCCCAGGCCACGCGCCAGCAGCGCCTCGCCGTGGCGGATGACATTATTGACAACAGCGGCGCCGCTCAGGGGATAGAGCCACGGGTCGCCGCACTGCATCGTCGCTACCTTGAACTGGCGGCAACAGCGCCCCAACAGGATTAA
- a CDS encoding GMP reductase yields MRIEEDLKLGFKDVLIRPKRSTLKSRSEVELERQFTFKHSGCSWSGVPIIAANMDTVGTFRMAEALASFDVLTAVHKHYSVEQWADFVQRMPESVLRHVMVSTGTSEADFAKMQQILALSPVLKFICIDVANGYSEHFVAFLQKAREACPNHVICAGNVVTGEMVEELILSGADIVKVGIGPGSVCTTRVKTGVGYPQLSAVIECADAAHGLGGQIVSDGGCSVPGDVAKAFGGGADFVMLGGMLAGHDECEGTVVEENGEKFMLFYGMSSESAMKRHVGGVAEYRAAEGKTVKLPLRGEVEFTVRDILGGLRSACTYVGAERLKELTKRTTFIRVAEQENRVFGSK; encoded by the coding sequence ATGCGTATTGAAGAAGATTTGAAGTTAGGCTTTAAAGACGTGCTGATCCGCCCTAAGCGTTCCACGCTGAAAAGCCGTTCAGAAGTTGAACTGGAACGCCAGTTTACCTTCAAGCATTCAGGTTGCAGCTGGTCCGGCGTGCCGATTATCGCCGCCAACATGGACACGGTAGGCACCTTCCGCATGGCCGAGGCCCTGGCTTCTTTCGACGTTCTCACCGCCGTACACAAACATTACAGCGTCGAGCAATGGGCTGACTTCGTGCAGCGCATGCCGGAATCGGTGCTGCGCCACGTGATGGTGTCCACCGGCACCTCCGAAGCCGATTTCGCCAAAATGCAGCAAATCCTGGCGCTGTCTCCGGTGCTGAAATTCATCTGTATCGACGTGGCCAACGGCTATTCAGAGCATTTTGTCGCCTTCCTGCAAAAAGCGCGCGAAGCCTGTCCGAATCACGTGATCTGCGCCGGCAACGTGGTGACCGGCGAGATGGTGGAGGAGCTTATCCTTTCCGGCGCCGACATCGTTAAGGTCGGCATCGGCCCGGGTTCAGTATGCACCACTCGCGTGAAAACCGGCGTGGGCTACCCACAGCTGTCGGCGGTGATCGAATGCGCCGACGCGGCCCACGGGCTGGGTGGCCAAATCGTCAGCGACGGCGGCTGCTCGGTGCCGGGCGATGTCGCCAAAGCCTTCGGCGGCGGCGCTGACTTCGTGATGCTGGGCGGCATGCTGGCCGGTCACGACGAATGCGAAGGCACCGTCGTGGAAGAGAACGGCGAGAAGTTCATGCTGTTCTACGGCATGAGCTCCGAGTCGGCGATGAAGCGCCACGTCGGCGGCGTCGCGGAGTATCGCGCGGCCGAAGGCAAAACCGTCAAGCTGCCGCTGCGTGGCGAGGTGGAGTTTACCGTGCGCGATATCTTGGGCGGCCTGCGTTCCGCCTGTACCTACGTCGGCGCCGAGCGCCTGAAAGAGCTGACCAAGCGCACCACCTTCATCCGCGTGGCGGAGCAGGAAAACCGCGTCTTCGGCAGCAAATAA
- the hofC gene encoding protein transport protein HofC: MKARRLFLWQALDAQGALRRGELMSDEKRQVSQWLIEQGLQPWRIGHGKRVPPGQWRGEPLIHFTSQLATLLQAGLSLVDALRLLAAEHPSAAWRCLLRQLTEQVREGQPLSETLAEQPGIFPLIYRQLIAIGELTGNLDGCCLQLAQQQEAQLLLRRKVTKALRYPLFICAVALLVSVLMLVMVLPEFAKVYQSFDAPLPWFTLGLLALSAQLIAVGPYLALLLGALLFGYCRWLHPRPPWRRREQAALLKLPLLARLVSGGALSQTFRILTMTQRAGLTLVEGLNAAALAADHLLYRQALEQVQRQIAEGEAFHHALGLQPLFPPLCRQLVRVGEESGSLDALLDKLAQWYEQQTHELADTLAQTLEPLLMLVVGGIVGALVIAMYLPIFQLGSVLG; this comes from the coding sequence ATGAAAGCGCGCCGGCTGTTCCTTTGGCAGGCTCTCGACGCTCAGGGCGCCTTACGCCGTGGCGAACTGATGAGTGATGAAAAACGCCAGGTGAGCCAGTGGCTGATCGAACAAGGCCTGCAACCCTGGCGGATTGGGCACGGCAAACGCGTCCCGCCCGGCCAGTGGCGCGGAGAGCCCTTAATCCACTTCACCAGCCAGCTCGCCACTCTGCTGCAGGCCGGGTTATCGCTGGTCGATGCGCTGCGGCTGCTGGCGGCAGAACATCCCTCGGCAGCCTGGCGTTGCCTGTTGCGCCAGTTGACGGAACAGGTGCGAGAAGGACAACCGCTTTCCGAAACCCTCGCCGAACAACCGGGGATTTTTCCGCTTATCTATCGCCAGTTGATCGCCATCGGTGAACTGACCGGCAACCTCGATGGCTGTTGTCTGCAGCTGGCACAGCAGCAGGAAGCCCAGCTGTTGCTGCGCCGCAAAGTGACCAAAGCGCTGCGTTATCCCCTGTTCATCTGCGCAGTGGCGCTGCTGGTCAGCGTGCTGATGCTGGTGATGGTGCTGCCGGAATTCGCCAAGGTTTATCAGTCGTTCGATGCGCCGCTGCCCTGGTTTACCCTGGGGCTATTGGCGTTGTCTGCGCAACTGATCGCCGTCGGCCCCTATCTGGCGCTGCTGCTGGGCGCGTTGCTGTTCGGCTATTGTCGCTGGCTGCATCCGCGCCCGCCGTGGCGCCGGCGTGAACAGGCGGCCTTGCTGAAGCTGCCGCTGCTCGCCCGGCTGGTGAGCGGCGGCGCACTGAGCCAAACCTTTCGCATCCTGACCATGACCCAACGCGCAGGGCTGACGCTAGTAGAAGGCTTGAACGCGGCGGCACTGGCGGCAGACCACCTGCTGTACCGGCAGGCGCTGGAACAGGTGCAGCGCCAGATCGCCGAAGGCGAAGCGTTTCATCATGCCCTGGGCCTGCAACCGCTGTTTCCACCGCTGTGTCGGCAGTTGGTGCGAGTGGGCGAGGAGTCCGGTTCGCTGGACGCCTTGTTGGATAAACTGGCGCAGTGGTATGAACAGCAGACCCACGAGTTGGCCGATACGCTGGCGCAAACGCTGGAGCCGCTGCTGATGCTGGTGGTAGGCGGCATTGTCGGCGCTTTGGTGATCGCCATGTACCTGCCTATCTTTCAACTGGGCAGCGTGTTGGGATAA